One Bacteroidales bacterium DNA window includes the following coding sequences:
- a CDS encoding TolC family protein — MKTLYLNLFLLIFLIPSYEGNAQSLQDYFKIASQNNPGLQAKYKEFEAALQKVPQVSSLPDPTFSFGYFIPKMGSQRAELTINQMFPWFGTLGAKADAAALSAEAKYQTFLDARNQLLFKVSAAYYPLYELKRWQQIERDNIEILETYKSIANTKFRNGLAPMVDVLRVDIMLDDATTNLEILNQKEKSLVTTFNKLLNRDENAEIEFQDSLEIEFVEMNPRRDSLMANNPLLEAFELQVQANKANERAAQKQGLPQLGVGLGYMIMDKNAVGGMTDNGKDVLMPMVSASIPIFRKKYKAAKKEAQMMQESYALQKEEAANTLVSNYETTWFELQSQQHLIELYNQQIQVSEQALNLLFSAYSNSGEQFEEVLRMQQQLLKYEKMKATAEMQYQIAVAKLNYLTAYED, encoded by the coding sequence GTGAAAACACTATATCTCAACCTATTTCTATTAATTTTTCTGATCCCAAGCTATGAGGGGAATGCCCAGTCTTTGCAAGATTATTTCAAAATAGCTTCTCAAAACAATCCCGGCCTGCAGGCCAAATACAAGGAATTTGAAGCCGCTTTGCAAAAGGTGCCGCAAGTGAGTTCACTCCCCGACCCAACTTTTTCGTTCGGGTATTTTATTCCAAAAATGGGATCACAACGGGCAGAGCTGACCATCAACCAGATGTTCCCTTGGTTTGGAACCCTTGGCGCAAAGGCCGATGCAGCAGCGTTATCGGCAGAAGCCAAATACCAGACGTTTCTCGATGCCCGAAACCAACTGCTTTTTAAGGTTTCGGCAGCGTATTATCCTTTGTACGAGTTGAAGCGATGGCAGCAGATTGAGCGGGACAACATCGAAATTCTGGAAACTTATAAATCCATTGCCAACACAAAATTCAGAAACGGGTTGGCGCCCATGGTCGATGTCTTACGCGTGGACATCATGCTCGACGACGCAACCACCAATCTCGAAATCCTTAACCAAAAAGAAAAATCGTTGGTTACCACTTTCAACAAACTGCTCAACAGAGACGAAAATGCGGAAATTGAATTTCAAGATTCATTAGAAATTGAATTCGTAGAGATGAATCCCCGCAGAGATTCCTTGATGGCCAATAACCCGCTTTTGGAAGCATTCGAATTGCAAGTGCAGGCAAACAAGGCAAACGAAAGGGCAGCACAAAAACAGGGTCTCCCACAATTGGGTGTTGGTTTGGGATATATGATTATGGATAAAAATGCCGTCGGAGGCATGACCGACAACGGTAAAGATGTGCTGATGCCAATGGTTTCGGCGAGCATCCCCATTTTCAGGAAGAAATACAAAGCAGCTAAAAAAGAAGCGCAAATGATGCAGGAAAGTTACGCCCTGCAAAAAGAAGAAGCTGCCAACACGCTTGTTTCAAATTACGAAACCACCTGGTTTGAACTCCAAAGCCAACAACATTTGATCGAACTCTACAACCAACAAATACAGGTGTCGGAGCAGGCGCTGAATCTTTTGTTTAGTGCTTACAGCAACTCAGGGGAGCAATTCGAAGAGGTTTTGCGCATGCAACAACAACTATTGAAATACGAAAAAATGAAAGCCACGGCAGAAATGCAGTATCAAATAGCTGTGGCCAAACTGAATTATTTAACGGCTTATGAGGATTGA
- the pth gene encoding aminoacyl-tRNA hydrolase: MKYLIAGLGNIGGEYANTRHNAGFLVADALAQATGASFETLRLAQVTQTRFRGRQMVVIKPTTYMNLSGKAVKYWLDKEKIPVENLLVIFDDIDLDTGVLRMRPKGSGGTHNGINDIIDTLGTNEFARLRVGIGNDFARGFQVDYVLGQWTKSEEKIMLEKIPMAVEVIQSFVFAGTQQTMNRYNNK, translated from the coding sequence ATGAAATACCTCATAGCCGGGCTGGGAAACATTGGCGGCGAATATGCCAACACACGCCACAACGCAGGGTTTCTGGTAGCCGATGCACTGGCGCAAGCAACAGGAGCTTCGTTCGAAACATTACGGCTGGCCCAGGTAACGCAAACTCGTTTTAGAGGCCGGCAGATGGTAGTGATAAAACCTACCACCTACATGAACCTGAGTGGAAAGGCTGTGAAGTACTGGCTCGACAAAGAAAAGATTCCCGTCGAAAACCTGCTCGTGATCTTTGATGACATCGACCTCGACACGGGTGTGCTTCGGATGCGTCCCAAAGGTAGCGGCGGCACGCACAATGGAATCAACGACATCATAGACACACTCGGAACGAATGAATTTGCACGTCTGCGCGTGGGGATCGGCAACGATTTTGCGCGTGGTTTTCAGGTGGATTATGTGCTGGGGCAATGGACCAAAAGTGAGGAGAAGATCATGCTCGAAAAAATACCCATGGCCGTGGAGGTAATTCAAAGCTTTGTATTCGCGGGAACGCAACAAACTATGAACCGCTACAACAATAAATAG
- a CDS encoding efflux RND transporter permease subunit has product MINKVIRFFLENKLVTFLVLVLFVSWGIVTSPFGWDTGFLPKDPVPVDAIPDIGENQQIVFTQWPGRSPQDIEDQVSYPLTTYLLGIPGVKSIRSSSIFGFSSIFIIFSEDVEFYWSRSRILEKLASLPAGLLPEGVKPALGPDATALGQVYWYTIEGRDKNGNPTGGWDLHEIRTVQDFYVKYGLNATEGVSEVASIGGFVQEYQIDVNPDALKVYNIPLHKVMQAVQRSNRDVSAKTIEINQAEYLVRGLGYIKKVEDIEKAVVTIHENVPIRIKDIAVVTLGPASRRGALDKDGAEVVGGVVVARFGANPLQVINNVKDKIKEISPGLPKKVLPDGTESQLTIVPFYDRSGLIHETLGTLEEAILLQILIVILVVIVMVFNLRASILISSLLPIAVLMVFIAMRYFHVDANIVALSGIAIAIGTMVDLGVILSENIIKHIDEAPPEQKLITTIYNGASEVSSAILTAVSTTIVSFIPVFTMQAAEGKLFGPLAFTKTFALIAALIISLFIMPMLAHWFFGVKIKNNKIRKWLNILLIPIGIFALIAGQTWGGLILLAFGVVGVVKEFRRKRFGINKEKLETGTSDSAPQQRIEVFASWILAHAEVIIVVIGVVWLLAKYWLPLGPAKSLVINVLFVALLVTIILGFFLILEYFYKPILRWCLNNKVGFLLIPAFLILFGAVTWMGFSNIFGFVAKGFDGLGWNVRTTKVWSGLTHTFPAIGKEFMPSLNEGSFLLMPTSMPHSGFEYNRKVLGQLDMLLTNIPEVELTVGKLGRAESALDPAPISMYENVINYRPEYMLNEKGHRVRFKVDKNDRFILNNGDTLSNTEALKSGVTLADLIPDNKGNYYRNWRQEIKSPDDIWDEIIKVAKIPGVTSAPKLQPIETRLVMLQTGMRAPMGIKVYGPDLPTIEAFGMQLEEVLKEVPSVKAEAVFADRIVGKPYLHLNINRSEISRYGLNVEDVQQTIETAIGGMKITSTVEGRERFPVRVRYPRELRDDPEALGKILIPTPTGAQIPLSQIVDFEYARGPQAIKSEETFLVGYVLFDKREGFSEVTVVDDARVAIRARIASGDLSVPAGVSYKFSGSYENQVRAEKRLTIIVPIVLILVFLILYFQFKSVSTSLMVFSGIAMAFSGGFMMIWLYGQGWFVDFSLFGTNMRELFQMHTINLSVAVWVGFIALFGIATDDGVLMATYLDQSFVRNRPGNLKGIRAAVVEAGYRRIRPAAMTSATTIIALLPILTSTGRGADIMIPMAIPAFGGMIFAAITYFIVPVLYSMREERKMAKEI; this is encoded by the coding sequence ATGATAAACAAAGTCATCCGTTTTTTCCTCGAAAACAAGCTGGTTACATTCCTGGTATTGGTGCTTTTTGTAAGCTGGGGAATCGTAACTTCTCCCTTTGGCTGGGACACCGGTTTTTTGCCCAAAGACCCGGTGCCTGTTGATGCCATCCCCGATATTGGCGAAAACCAGCAAATCGTATTTACCCAGTGGCCGGGCCGTTCGCCACAGGACATCGAAGACCAGGTTTCCTATCCGCTCACCACATATCTTTTGGGAATTCCGGGCGTGAAATCCATCCGCAGCTCATCCATTTTTGGCTTTTCCAGCATCTTTATTATTTTCTCTGAAGATGTCGAATTTTACTGGTCGCGCTCGCGGATACTCGAAAAACTTGCATCGCTGCCGGCAGGCCTGCTGCCCGAAGGAGTTAAGCCTGCACTCGGCCCCGATGCCACCGCGCTGGGGCAGGTTTACTGGTACACCATCGAAGGGCGCGATAAAAACGGTAATCCAACCGGCGGCTGGGATTTGCACGAAATACGCACCGTGCAGGATTTTTACGTAAAGTACGGATTGAATGCCACCGAGGGCGTTTCGGAGGTGGCTTCCATTGGTGGATTTGTGCAGGAATACCAGATAGATGTAAACCCCGATGCTTTAAAAGTCTACAACATTCCGCTGCACAAAGTGATGCAGGCGGTACAAAGATCGAATAGAGATGTGAGCGCCAAAACCATCGAAATCAACCAGGCCGAATATCTGGTGCGTGGATTGGGCTACATCAAAAAGGTGGAAGACATCGAAAAAGCCGTAGTTACAATTCATGAAAATGTTCCCATCCGCATAAAAGATATTGCTGTGGTAACTCTGGGGCCGGCCAGCCGCCGGGGCGCTCTCGACAAAGACGGCGCCGAAGTGGTTGGCGGCGTGGTAGTGGCCCGCTTTGGAGCCAACCCGCTGCAGGTAATCAATAATGTAAAAGATAAAATCAAAGAAATTTCGCCCGGGCTGCCCAAAAAAGTTTTGCCCGACGGCACAGAAAGCCAGCTGACTATTGTGCCGTTTTACGACCGCTCGGGTCTTATTCACGAAACCCTGGGAACGCTCGAAGAAGCCATTTTGCTTCAAATCCTTATAGTTATTCTGGTGGTCATCGTCATGGTGTTCAACCTCAGAGCTTCTATTTTAATATCCAGTTTGCTTCCCATCGCTGTGCTCATGGTTTTTATTGCGATGCGCTATTTTCATGTGGATGCCAATATCGTGGCTTTGTCGGGCATCGCCATTGCCATTGGTACAATGGTCGATTTGGGAGTGATCCTCTCCGAGAATATTATCAAACATATCGACGAGGCTCCGCCCGAACAAAAGCTCATCACCACCATTTATAACGGAGCTTCCGAAGTAAGTTCCGCAATTCTTACTGCGGTTTCTACCACTATTGTTAGTTTCATTCCGGTGTTTACGATGCAGGCCGCCGAAGGCAAGCTTTTTGGACCGCTGGCGTTTACCAAAACGTTTGCATTGATTGCTGCCCTTATCATATCATTATTTATTATGCCCATGCTGGCGCATTGGTTTTTTGGTGTAAAAATTAAAAATAATAAAATCAGAAAGTGGCTGAACATCCTGCTGATCCCCATTGGAATTTTCGCCCTTATTGCCGGACAGACCTGGGGCGGATTGATTTTACTTGCGTTTGGCGTTGTGGGAGTAGTGAAAGAGTTCAGGAGAAAACGCTTTGGTATTAATAAAGAAAAATTAGAAACAGGAACAAGCGATTCGGCACCGCAGCAACGAATAGAGGTGTTTGCCTCCTGGATACTCGCACATGCCGAAGTCATCATAGTGGTTATTGGTGTTGTCTGGCTATTGGCCAAATACTGGCTCCCGCTGGGGCCTGCCAAAAGCCTGGTGATAAATGTGTTGTTTGTTGCGCTGCTCGTGACAATTATTTTAGGCTTTTTTCTAATCCTTGAATATTTCTATAAACCGATACTCCGCTGGTGTTTGAACAATAAAGTCGGCTTCCTTTTGATCCCTGCTTTTTTAATTCTTTTCGGGGCAGTTACCTGGATGGGATTCAGCAATATTTTTGGTTTTGTGGCCAAAGGCTTCGACGGGCTTGGATGGAATGTGCGTACCACCAAAGTATGGTCGGGATTAACGCACACCTTTCCCGCCATCGGAAAAGAATTCATGCCTTCGCTCAACGAAGGTAGTTTCCTGCTCATGCCTACCTCTATGCCCCATTCGGGTTTTGAATACAACCGCAAAGTGCTGGGGCAACTGGATATGTTGCTTACCAACATCCCGGAAGTTGAACTTACCGTAGGGAAACTGGGAAGAGCCGAATCGGCGCTCGACCCGGCACCCATCTCGATGTACGAAAACGTCATCAATTACCGGCCTGAATACATGCTCAACGAAAAAGGGCACCGGGTAAGATTTAAAGTGGATAAAAACGACCGGTTTATATTAAACAACGGTGATACGCTATCCAATACGGAAGCTTTAAAGAGTGGTGTAACACTGGCGGATTTAATACCTGACAACAAAGGCAACTATTACCGCAACTGGCGGCAGGAAATCAAATCGCCCGACGATATTTGGGATGAAATTATTAAAGTAGCAAAAATCCCGGGCGTAACTTCTGCTCCGAAACTGCAACCCATCGAAACCCGTTTGGTAATGCTGCAAACAGGTATGCGTGCTCCCATGGGGATTAAAGTGTATGGTCCTGACCTGCCAACCATCGAAGCTTTTGGGATGCAACTGGAAGAGGTATTGAAAGAAGTGCCTTCGGTAAAAGCTGAGGCGGTTTTTGCCGACCGCATCGTTGGGAAACCCTACCTGCATCTAAACATCAACCGCAGCGAAATCTCACGTTATGGATTGAATGTGGAAGATGTGCAACAAACCATCGAAACGGCCATTGGCGGGATGAAAATTACTTCTACCGTCGAAGGCCGCGAACGATTCCCGGTGCGGGTGCGCTACCCGCGCGAGCTGCGCGACGATCCCGAGGCGCTGGGTAAAATACTGATACCTACACCTACCGGAGCGCAAATTCCCCTCTCTCAAATTGTCGATTTTGAATACGCCAGAGGACCACAGGCCATCAAAAGTGAGGAGACTTTTTTGGTGGGTTATGTTTTGTTCGACAAACGGGAAGGTTTTTCAGAAGTAACGGTGGTGGATGATGCACGGGTTGCCATACGAGCCCGTATCGCTTCCGGCGATTTGAGCGTGCCGGCCGGCGTGAGTTACAAGTTTTCGGGAAGCTACGAAAACCAGGTACGGGCCGAGAAACGCCTGACGATTATCGTACCAATTGTTCTGATTTTGGTATTTCTCATCCTCTACTTCCAGTTTAAATCGGTCTCCACCTCTCTGATGGTTTTTTCCGGGATCGCAATGGCCTTCAGCGGAGGTTTTATGATGATCTGGCTCTACGGGCAGGGCTGGTTTGTCGATTTCTCCCTCTTTGGCACCAACATGCGGGAGCTGTTTCAGATGCACACCATCAATCTGAGTGTGGCCGTTTGGGTAGGCTTTATCGCCCTCTTTGGCATTGCAACCGACGACGGTGTTTTAATGGCCACTTACCTCGACCAGAGCTTTGTGCGCAACCGCCCCGGCAACCTGAAAGGAATACGGGCCGCTGTGGTAGAAGCGGGTTACCGTAGAATCAGGCCTGCGGCTATGACCTCGGCAACGACCATTATTGCGCTGCTGCCCATCCTTACCTCTACCGGACGAGGTGCTGATATTATGATACCCATGGCCATTCCGGCTTTTGGAGGGATGATATTTGCGGCGATTACCTATTTTATCGTGCCGGTGCTTTACAGTATGCGTGAAGAGAGGAAGATGGCAAAGGAAATATAA
- a CDS encoding 50S ribosomal protein L25/general stress protein Ctc, translating to MKALKLSGSLRENVGKKDAKMLRKEGKVPCVLYGGDKQIHFVVAQKAFKELIYTPKTYLIELELEGKTYNAILQDVQFHPVSESILHVDFMQIFDDREVAIPVPVQITGTSKGVLKGGTMYKKYRKLRVKSLPGDLPDEIVVDITPLNLNESIKVSDLSRENLTFLDPPTSVVVLVKTARVIEEEEDELLEDAEGAEGAEGAEGAEGAEGAEGHKGAEGHKGAEGETHGKGK from the coding sequence ATGAAAGCATTAAAATTGAGCGGTTCTCTTCGCGAGAACGTAGGGAAAAAAGATGCTAAAATGCTGCGCAAAGAAGGCAAAGTGCCTTGTGTGCTGTATGGAGGCGACAAACAGATTCATTTTGTGGTAGCCCAGAAGGCTTTTAAAGAGTTGATTTATACTCCTAAGACTTATCTGATCGAGCTTGAGCTGGAAGGGAAAACCTATAACGCTATCCTGCAGGACGTGCAATTTCATCCTGTGAGCGAGAGTATTCTCCATGTGGATTTTATGCAGATTTTTGATGACCGTGAGGTAGCTATCCCGGTGCCGGTGCAAATTACTGGTACGTCTAAAGGCGTTCTTAAAGGCGGGACTATGTATAAAAAATACCGCAAATTGAGGGTTAAATCGCTGCCAGGCGACCTGCCTGACGAAATCGTAGTTGACATCACTCCGTTGAATCTCAACGAAAGTATTAAGGTTTCGGATTTGTCACGCGAAAATCTTACCTTCCTTGATCCGCCTACTTCAGTGGTGGTTCTTGTTAAAACAGCCCGTGTTATTGAGGAAGAGGAAGACGAATTATTAGAAGATGCCGAAGGTGCTGAAGGTGCTGAAGGCGCTGAAGGTGCTGAAGGTGCTGAAGGTGCTGAAGGACATAAAGGCGCCGAGGGTCATAAAGGCGCTGAAGGTGAAACCCATGGGAAAGGTAAATAA
- a CDS encoding four helix bundle protein produces MERRNEILDLSFEFALDIIEFSELLESNRKYVIARQILKSGTSIGANIREAQSCESRAGFIHKLKIAHKEAIETDYWLLLCEKVENYPPPPIAMKTMMLSIEKLLNKIISSAKSKK; encoded by the coding sequence ATGGAACGTAGAAATGAGATTTTGGATTTAAGCTTTGAATTTGCTTTGGACATCATCGAATTTTCAGAATTGTTAGAAAGCAATCGTAAATACGTGATCGCACGTCAAATATTAAAATCGGGAACAAGTATAGGAGCCAATATTCGGGAAGCACAAAGTTGTGAAAGCAGAGCTGGTTTTATTCATAAACTTAAAATAGCCCACAAAGAAGCAATCGAAACCGATTACTGGCTTCTATTATGCGAAAAAGTAGAAAATTACCCACCCCCTCCTATCGCGATGAAAACTATGATGCTATCCATCGAAAAGTTGCTCAATAAAATAATCTCATCTGCAAAATCTAAAAAATAA
- a CDS encoding ribose-phosphate pyrophosphokinase codes for MAPTVNIFSGDGSKYLAERIAKAFGAELGKVTITHFKDGEYQPSFEQTIRGNDVFLVQSTNPPADNLFELLLLIDAAKRASAQRVVALIPYFGFARQDRKDKPRVSIGAKLITNLLVAAGVDRIITMDLHSDQIQGFVDIPVDHMYASSIFIPYLKTLNLRNLTMASPDTGGTKRAAAYAKFLDTDLVICFKQRKRANEVDTIRIIGDVKDKDIILVDDIIDTAGTITIAANMMMDQGARSIRAVCTHPVFSDRALQRIEESALCEVLVTDTIRRESSGKITVLSTAEIFADVIDRVNRNQSISTHFEFFTML; via the coding sequence ATGGCACCAACAGTAAATATCTTTTCGGGTGACGGCTCCAAATACCTGGCTGAGCGTATTGCTAAGGCTTTTGGCGCCGAACTGGGCAAGGTCACCATCACACATTTCAAAGATGGCGAGTACCAGCCTTCGTTCGAGCAGACCATCCGTGGTAACGATGTGTTTCTGGTGCAATCCACCAATCCACCTGCCGATAACCTTTTCGAGCTGCTGTTGCTCATCGACGCTGCCAAGCGTGCCTCGGCGCAAAGAGTGGTGGCACTTATCCCGTATTTTGGTTTTGCCCGTCAGGATCGTAAAGATAAGCCCCGCGTTTCTATTGGCGCCAAGCTCATCACCAATCTGCTGGTAGCCGCCGGCGTCGACCGCATCATCACTATGGATCTGCACAGCGATCAGATTCAGGGCTTCGTCGACATTCCGGTAGACCACATGTACGCTTCTTCCATTTTCATACCTTATCTCAAAACCCTTAATCTGCGCAATCTTACCATGGCTTCGCCCGATACCGGTGGGACAAAAAGAGCAGCGGCTTACGCCAAATTTCTCGACACCGACCTGGTTATCTGCTTCAAGCAGCGCAAAAGGGCCAACGAGGTGGATACCATCCGCATCATCGGCGACGTAAAAGACAAAGACATTATTTTGGTCGACGACATCATCGATACCGCCGGCACCATTACCATTGCTGCCAACATGATGATGGATCAGGGCGCCAGATCGATACGTGCTGTATGCACACATCCTGTTTTCTCCGACCGCGCTTTGCAACGCATCGAAGAGTCGGCGCTATGCGAAGTGCTGGTAACAGATACCATCCGCCGCGAATCGTCCGGCAAGATTACCGTGCTCAGCACTGCCGAAATCTTTGCCGATGTAATTGATCGTGTAAACAGAAATCAATCGATAAGCACTCACTTTGAGTTCTTCACGATGTTATAG
- a CDS encoding efflux RND transporter periplasmic adaptor subunit, with the protein MKFNRRTIVMLIAVLLAGGLLGYLVGNHVPSNQPINQSTHQQINQSSNQQIWTCSMHPQIRKNEPGDCPICGMDLIPLEDEQNGEIDPMAISMSPTAMQLANIQTAVVGLMDPVKKVRLDGKIQEDERRVFSQSSHIPGRLEDLKINFTGEYVKKGQVIASVYSPDLVTAQEELFESQKIKETQPQLFSAAKEKLRNWKLTDDQIEKILQSGTTAESFPIRADVSGYVIKKMVNPGDYLRRGESIFQIADLSKVWVLFDVYESDMAWIKKGDEVAFTVASLPGESFTETISFLDPVIDPITRVAKARVAIANPDLKLKPEMFVSGTVRAQLPKKSDVVVVPKSAVMWTGERSVVYVKSESDQGINFIMREVTLGPALGESYVIKNGLQKGEEIAVNGTFSIDAAAQLAGKPSMMNPEGGPAMTGHDHGGTKMPLAGQASAGSIQSKSASSEGSSEGFTQSEAPTSNPAFKAQLAKVYKTYLEMKNAFVDTDNEKVRSKAKDVNAALKQVEMGLLKGEAHIFWMEQLESLNSSIEAISGSGNIEMQRKAFAQFSQAFYAALKNFGLDEHTAYYQYCPMAFDNQGAYWLSDIKQIRNPYFGDRMLKCGETRETLK; encoded by the coding sequence ATGAAATTTAATAGACGAACTATAGTAATGCTGATTGCCGTTTTGCTCGCCGGAGGTTTGCTGGGATATTTAGTAGGAAACCATGTTCCATCAAATCAACCCATCAACCAATCAACACATCAGCAAATCAACCAATCATCAAACCAACAAATCTGGACCTGCTCCATGCACCCGCAAATCCGAAAAAACGAGCCGGGCGATTGCCCAATATGCGGCATGGATTTAATCCCTTTGGAAGATGAACAGAACGGAGAAATCGACCCGATGGCAATCAGCATGTCGCCAACGGCTATGCAACTGGCCAATATTCAAACTGCAGTTGTGGGCTTGATGGATCCGGTAAAAAAAGTGCGCTTAGATGGTAAGATTCAGGAAGATGAGCGGCGGGTTTTTTCGCAGTCGTCGCACATCCCAGGAAGACTTGAAGACCTGAAGATCAATTTTACCGGCGAATATGTAAAAAAAGGGCAGGTGATTGCTTCGGTATATTCGCCCGACTTGGTTACCGCGCAGGAAGAACTGTTTGAATCGCAAAAGATAAAGGAAACACAGCCACAGCTTTTCAGTGCAGCCAAAGAGAAGCTGAGAAACTGGAAGCTCACCGACGATCAGATTGAAAAGATTTTGCAGTCGGGCACTACTGCCGAAAGTTTTCCCATCCGCGCCGATGTTTCGGGTTATGTGATCAAAAAAATGGTGAACCCCGGTGACTATCTCCGCAGGGGTGAAAGCATTTTCCAAATTGCCGACCTCTCGAAAGTGTGGGTACTTTTTGATGTATATGAATCGGACATGGCCTGGATTAAGAAAGGCGATGAAGTAGCCTTTACTGTTGCCTCACTTCCCGGGGAAAGCTTTACCGAAACCATCTCCTTCCTCGATCCTGTAATCGATCCCATAACACGAGTGGCAAAAGCGCGGGTAGCAATTGCTAACCCTGATTTGAAGTTAAAGCCCGAGATGTTTGTTTCGGGCACGGTTCGGGCGCAACTCCCCAAAAAATCTGATGTTGTAGTGGTTCCGAAATCTGCCGTAATGTGGACCGGCGAGCGTTCGGTGGTGTATGTTAAATCAGAAAGCGATCAGGGCATAAATTTTATCATGCGCGAAGTTACACTTGGCCCTGCCCTGGGCGAAAGCTATGTTATTAAAAATGGTTTACAAAAAGGTGAAGAAATAGCTGTAAACGGCACCTTTAGCATCGACGCAGCCGCTCAGCTGGCCGGAAAACCCAGCATGATGAATCCCGAAGGCGGGCCGGCCATGACCGGGCACGACCACGGTGGAACAAAAATGCCCTTAGCAGGTCAGGCAAGTGCGGGTTCCATTCAAAGTAAGTCCGCTTCAAGTGAGGGGTCGAGTGAGGGTTTCACTCAAAGTGAAGCCCCCACTAGCAACCCGGCATTTAAAGCACAGCTAGCAAAAGTGTACAAGACTTACCTTGAAATGAAAAATGCTTTTGTGGATACGGACAACGAAAAAGTCAGGAGCAAAGCAAAAGATGTAAATGCAGCTTTAAAGCAGGTAGAGATGGGTTTGCTCAAAGGCGAGGCACATATTTTCTGGATGGAACAATTGGAAAGCCTGAACAGCTCGATTGAAGCGATCTCAGGCTCCGGCAACATCGAAATGCAACGCAAGGCCTTTGCTCAATTTAGCCAAGCGTTTTACGCCGCCCTTAAAAACTTTGGCCTGGACGAGCACACAGCTTATTATCAATACTGCCCCATGGCCTTTGATAACCAAGGAGCCTATTGGCTAAGTGATATCAAGCAAATCAGAAATCCCTATTTTGGGGATAGGATGCTCAAATGCGGCGAAACCCGCGAAACACTTAAATAA